The Sorangiineae bacterium MSr11367 genome window below encodes:
- a CDS encoding metallophosphatase family protein yields MILLCISDIQGHVDALAAVLATAERRSFHKLLVAGDVVFPGPAPLETWRRLTSAGAVLVQGVTDRAIATLDPKDLRPSNDHERRMIERMRSSRAELGDLILERIKRLPSHVRLPLEDGGELLLVHGSPVDASEALSHDMSDEEIDALLGDDPADVVVCGMSHVPFDRTISGVRVINVGSVGEAPRSAGGAFANATWIESTPSGITVESIVVPLDREPVEEKLSAMP; encoded by the coding sequence ATGATTCTCCTCTGCATCTCGGACATCCAGGGTCACGTCGACGCCCTCGCCGCCGTATTGGCGACCGCGGAGCGCCGTTCCTTTCACAAGTTGCTCGTCGCGGGCGACGTCGTTTTCCCAGGGCCTGCGCCGCTCGAAACGTGGCGCCGTCTCACCAGCGCAGGCGCCGTCTTGGTGCAAGGGGTAACCGACCGCGCGATCGCCACGCTGGATCCGAAAGATCTCCGCCCCAGCAACGATCACGAGCGCCGCATGATCGAACGCATGCGCTCGTCGCGCGCGGAGCTGGGCGATCTCATTCTGGAACGCATCAAGCGCCTGCCCTCCCACGTGCGCCTTCCCTTGGAGGACGGCGGCGAGCTTCTCCTCGTCCACGGCTCCCCGGTCGACGCGTCGGAAGCGCTCTCGCACGACATGAGCGACGAGGAAATCGACGCCCTGCTCGGCGACGACCCGGCCGACGTCGTGGTCTGCGGCATGAGCCACGTCCCGTTCGACCGAACCATCTCCGGTGTTCGTGTCATCAACGTTGGAAGCGTGGGGGAGGCTCCCCGGAGCGCGGGAGGCGCGTTTGCCAATGCCACCTGGATCGAATCGACCCCGTCGGGAATCACGGTGGAATCCATCGTCGTTCCCCTGGACCGGGAGCCCGTGGAAGAAAAGTTGTCGGCGATGCCGTAA
- a CDS encoding protein kinase: MATCPTCRTQYPEGSITCAKDGDTLLPDAAFLGLDRELPPGFLVGEYRIEGKIGEGGFGSVYRAVHPLIGKAAAIKILSRQYSSNPVVVARFIAEARAVNQIRHRNIIDIFSFGALDDGRQYLVMELLEGKPLDRYLQEDKGRLTPEEAIPILRGIARALDAAHASGILHRDLKPENIFLSFDEDGEPFPKLLDFGIAKLVGGGKGSDPSDGLARPGVMSAAAKTRTGTPMGTPYYMSPEQCRGKDVDHRTDIYSFGVLAHELLTGDIPFRGEDVVELLMKQTTAEPPPMSSVCPAVPRVLDVPVLKMLAKDPAARPPSAGAAVEALAVAAKDAGFRVTPLASGPVLPPLALSGVSVVSGPRLTPRNATLESAETLDDARTPTMARRSPGPHTFGAAAADVRTSAPRRPNRRALIGFAGVIVIALIGIGMVATGVVGRAKTPLAEITQVSAPASPPVVAPESKVEVAPASKAALPEWATDVAISVEATPANATIWKDGAKIGDAPGPISLPRAQGTVKLTIKAEGHKPSEISVDTTKDATFVVALTKIVRSTHVPAKASATGARSEIPTDINEK; this comes from the coding sequence ATGGCGACATGTCCTACCTGTCGTACGCAGTATCCGGAGGGATCGATCACCTGCGCGAAGGACGGTGACACGCTCCTGCCAGACGCTGCATTTTTAGGGCTCGATCGAGAGCTCCCTCCCGGCTTTTTGGTCGGTGAATACCGCATCGAAGGAAAGATCGGCGAGGGAGGGTTCGGTTCGGTTTACCGTGCCGTGCATCCACTCATTGGCAAAGCGGCGGCGATCAAGATCCTCAGTCGCCAATACTCGTCCAACCCGGTGGTCGTGGCCCGCTTCATCGCCGAGGCCCGCGCGGTCAATCAAATTCGGCATCGCAACATCATCGACATCTTCTCCTTCGGCGCGCTCGACGATGGACGGCAGTACCTCGTCATGGAGCTCTTGGAGGGGAAGCCGCTGGATCGCTATCTGCAGGAAGACAAAGGCAGGCTCACGCCGGAAGAGGCCATTCCCATTTTGCGTGGAATTGCCCGCGCGCTCGATGCTGCGCACGCCTCGGGCATTTTGCATCGCGACTTGAAGCCAGAAAATATTTTCCTATCGTTCGATGAAGACGGAGAGCCTTTTCCGAAATTGCTCGATTTCGGAATAGCGAAATTGGTGGGAGGGGGCAAAGGCTCCGATCCTTCAGATGGATTGGCACGTCCCGGGGTGATGTCTGCGGCGGCAAAGACGCGCACCGGCACGCCCATGGGGACTCCCTATTACATGTCACCGGAGCAATGCCGCGGAAAGGATGTCGATCATCGTACCGATATCTATTCCTTTGGTGTGCTGGCGCACGAGCTGCTCACCGGCGACATCCCCTTTCGCGGCGAGGACGTGGTCGAGCTCTTGATGAAGCAAACCACCGCGGAACCCCCGCCGATGTCCTCGGTGTGCCCGGCGGTTCCTCGGGTGCTCGACGTGCCCGTGTTGAAGATGCTGGCCAAAGATCCTGCGGCGAGACCCCCGTCCGCGGGCGCCGCGGTCGAGGCCTTGGCGGTGGCCGCCAAGGACGCGGGCTTCCGTGTGACGCCGTTGGCGAGCGGACCGGTGTTGCCTCCGCTGGCGCTATCCGGGGTCTCCGTCGTGAGCGGGCCGAGGCTGACGCCGAGGAACGCGACCCTCGAGTCGGCGGAAACGCTGGACGACGCGCGAACGCCGACGATGGCGAGGCGGAGTCCCGGCCCGCACACCTTTGGCGCGGCGGCCGCCGACGTGCGCACGAGCGCACCACGGCGGCCCAATCGGCGTGCGCTGATTGGATTTGCCGGCGTCATCGTCATCGCGCTGATCGGTATTGGCATGGTGGCCACGGGGGTGGTGGGGCGGGCCAAAACTCCGCTGGCGGAGATCACGCAAGTCTCCGCCCCCGCATCCCCCCCGGTTGTCGCGCCCGAGTCCAAGGTGGAGGTTGCCCCTGCTTCGAAGGCGGCGCTGCCCGAGTGGGCAACGGATGTCGCGATCTCCGTCGAGGCCACGCCTGCGAATGCAACCATCTGGAAAGATGGTGCGAAGATCGGCGACGCACCCGGCCCCATTTCGCTTCCGCGCGCGCAGGGCACCGTCAAGTTGACGATCAAGGCCGAGGGGCACAAACCCTCTGAGATTTCCGTCGATACGACGAAGGATGCGACGTTCGTCGTCGCGCTCACGAAGATCGTACGTTCGACGCACGTGCCCGCGAAAGCGTCGGCCACGGGGGCACGCAGCGAGATACCGACCGATATCAACGAGAAATAG
- a CDS encoding VCBS repeat-containing protein, with the protein MKILQRLGALLVLGTVCLASCQTLPDTGACGNGVVEVQLGEVCDGTSTLAGTVCNAACQYACVRGADASDGVGKCPGGYYCGADSVCRAPSGQFARDDNASMASDADRIDVADVDDDGSLDLIATSTGFTRVHFFSGGKFSEVTLIPNKGSTAPIVAPLTGDARTDLLFPSQQISVWQGLSDRTLEPIQYPSLVLSGAGARDAQSFVADTHATFGTDPSPGDETYLFRPKPGGGSDIELERGLNLTPVQTLRGPADQVAGEVQVGDIDGDNCPDAVYGFLRRSIGSGTPGVDLFFPCKAIPGGVLPSAPLPATEPAIRFPSVPGRPSARYVVGERGVLLADFDGDDKLDVLVHAEMDTDNASDRASFAAILLAYGVGDGRFQSTPPHDSVTGDGMAAILDGGPLDFPKARGAVIFPLAAEQLTNRGSNPDKLADFVFPEQILLRTKGFQDGGSVRNVKIPAPGGIIWREALVGNFNTDGFFDILAGSENGFDFYSGTQDPSVMTPFPFSVPNGAQNFAVGDFDGDRTNDVAFSSSNELFVAFGTQSGPNAPTSMGRFPSIEHVEAGKLAVPGQVPDGLADLAVIGTDTGESNAPFLALLTGSISRKLVAPLRLHVEGTPATVVDSLMAAAGVFDTTSRGLDMAAIGEPLAQGDVFTLWNIPLTGDARVITNSVSQRGFNLSALGGAVATDVDWASAATAAMDLDAPAGADALDELIIAVPPKPELDSEQEDITRGGALIVGRLGNGTWATQSMAVLGGGKGTAKTRFKWKLRVTDVDDDKVKDLVALYFQDGAPKLQVFFNDRTGNLGEPLTIDVPGQRIVDCAWMRADELSTDENKKDLVVLTIDDQRRYGLFLVKSDKAKRGFLPAKSVADLGIRAEANREFRASIAAGDVTADGVDDIVVSAANAVTLFRGRPR; encoded by the coding sequence ATGAAGATTCTTCAACGACTCGGCGCGTTGCTCGTTCTGGGAACGGTGTGCCTTGCGTCGTGCCAAACGCTTCCCGATACCGGTGCCTGCGGCAATGGCGTCGTCGAGGTCCAGCTGGGGGAGGTCTGCGACGGTACCTCGACCCTGGCCGGAACGGTGTGCAACGCGGCATGCCAGTACGCGTGCGTGCGCGGGGCCGATGCCTCGGACGGGGTGGGGAAGTGCCCGGGCGGCTATTACTGTGGCGCCGATTCCGTCTGCCGCGCACCCTCGGGCCAATTCGCGCGCGACGACAATGCGTCGATGGCCTCCGACGCCGACCGGATCGACGTGGCCGATGTGGACGATGACGGTTCGCTCGACCTGATTGCCACGTCCACCGGCTTTACCCGCGTCCACTTCTTCAGCGGCGGCAAGTTCAGCGAGGTCACGCTCATCCCCAACAAGGGCTCGACAGCGCCCATCGTCGCGCCCCTCACGGGCGATGCGCGCACGGATTTGCTTTTTCCGTCGCAACAGATTTCCGTCTGGCAAGGGCTTTCGGACCGCACCTTGGAGCCGATTCAGTATCCGAGCCTCGTCTTGTCGGGGGCCGGCGCGCGAGATGCTCAAAGCTTCGTCGCCGATACCCACGCGACCTTCGGTACCGACCCGTCGCCGGGGGACGAGACGTACCTCTTTCGCCCGAAGCCCGGCGGAGGTTCGGACATCGAGCTCGAACGCGGGCTCAATCTGACACCCGTGCAGACGCTGCGCGGCCCCGCCGATCAGGTGGCCGGTGAGGTGCAGGTTGGGGACATCGACGGCGACAATTGCCCCGATGCGGTCTATGGCTTTCTGCGAAGGTCCATCGGCAGCGGCACGCCCGGGGTCGACCTCTTTTTCCCGTGCAAGGCCATTCCGGGGGGCGTCCTTCCGTCGGCGCCGCTTCCCGCCACGGAGCCGGCCATCCGCTTTCCCAGCGTGCCCGGGCGGCCGTCGGCGCGTTATGTCGTCGGGGAACGGGGCGTGCTCTTGGCCGACTTCGACGGCGACGACAAACTCGACGTTCTCGTTCATGCCGAGATGGACACGGACAATGCCTCGGACCGGGCATCGTTCGCCGCCATCCTTCTAGCCTATGGCGTCGGCGACGGTCGCTTTCAATCGACGCCGCCCCACGACAGCGTCACCGGCGACGGTATGGCGGCCATTCTGGACGGCGGCCCTCTCGACTTTCCCAAGGCGCGTGGTGCCGTCATCTTTCCGTTGGCCGCGGAGCAGCTCACCAACCGCGGGTCGAATCCGGACAAGCTCGCGGATTTCGTGTTCCCGGAGCAAATTTTGCTGCGCACGAAGGGCTTTCAAGACGGCGGCTCGGTGAGGAACGTAAAGATCCCCGCGCCCGGGGGCATCATCTGGCGGGAGGCTCTGGTTGGGAATTTCAACACGGATGGGTTCTTCGACATCCTCGCCGGTTCGGAGAATGGGTTCGACTTCTACTCCGGCACGCAAGACCCCAGCGTGATGACGCCGTTCCCGTTCTCGGTGCCGAACGGCGCCCAGAACTTCGCTGTGGGGGACTTCGACGGCGATCGGACCAACGATGTCGCGTTCTCCAGCTCGAACGAATTGTTCGTGGCCTTCGGCACCCAAAGCGGGCCGAACGCACCCACGAGCATGGGACGGTTTCCGTCGATCGAGCACGTGGAGGCGGGAAAGTTGGCCGTGCCTGGTCAGGTCCCCGATGGGCTGGCCGATCTCGCCGTCATCGGAACGGACACGGGCGAATCGAACGCGCCCTTCCTCGCGCTCCTCACGGGGTCGATCTCGCGAAAGCTGGTCGCTCCCTTGCGGCTTCACGTGGAGGGCACACCCGCCACCGTCGTGGATTCGTTGATGGCCGCGGCCGGCGTTTTCGACACCACGAGCCGCGGCCTCGACATGGCCGCCATCGGCGAGCCGCTCGCGCAGGGCGATGTGTTTACGCTTTGGAACATTCCCCTCACGGGAGATGCCCGCGTGATCACCAACAGCGTGTCCCAGCGCGGATTCAACTTGAGTGCGCTGGGTGGGGCCGTCGCGACCGACGTCGATTGGGCCAGTGCGGCCACCGCCGCCATGGATCTCGACGCGCCCGCGGGGGCCGACGCCCTGGACGAGCTGATCATCGCCGTACCGCCCAAGCCCGAACTCGATTCGGAGCAAGAGGACATTACGCGCGGTGGCGCCCTGATCGTGGGCCGGCTGGGGAATGGCACGTGGGCCACGCAATCGATGGCGGTGCTCGGGGGAGGCAAGGGGACGGCGAAGACCCGGTTCAAGTGGAAGCTTCGGGTGACCGATGTCGACGACGACAAGGTGAAGGACCTGGTGGCCCTGTACTTCCAGGACGGGGCGCCCAAGCTGCAAGTCTTCTTCAACGACCGCACCGGCAACCTTGGCGAGCCGCTCACCATCGACGTGCCGGGGCAACGCATCGTCGACTGCGCATGGATGCGGGCCGACGAGCTCTCCACCGACGAGAACAAGAAGGACCTGGTGGTGCTGACGATCGACGACCAGCGTCGCTACGGGCTGTTCCTCGTCAAGAGTGACAAGGCCAAACGAGGGTTCTTGCCCGCGAAGTCCGTGGCCGATTTGGGGATTCGCGCCGAGGCGAATCGCGAGTTTCGCGCGAGCATCGCCGCCGGCGACGTGACCGCCGATGGCGTGGACGACATCGTGGTGTCCGCCGCCAACGCCGTGACCCTGTTCCGCGGGAGGCCGCGATGA
- a CDS encoding PEGA domain-containing protein produces MKRRFLAACLFLALGAGGLLAHDARAAEASAEESERAKMLFSSGAQAYASGQFSAAIQAFTEANRILPRPAIVYSLAQAHRRQYFIARKPENLRAAVASFRAYIEQVPDGGRRADAAQALSELEPMLAHLTPEPSPAGPKEAQEPPKEPPRLMITTQPSGATFTIDGRERRQAPYAAEVTPGRHRVRVTLDGYFDEEREVLAVDRTLVPVPVELRPRPAHLVIRAPSGCDVWLDGRVIGTAPLPESIELPSGSHLIAVTKNGYKAYSQEIDFRHDERRSVDVHLEATGQRVVARSLLISGGALVVAGGVFSFLALNREQAAQDVSEAQTRRPATLSDQEDYRDARDARDRWRTGAILAFSLGGAALATGLVFYAFDRPTVMAPRLRPEQERKPRPANPLEPVEMSVVPFVGPSFGGATISGKF; encoded by the coding sequence ATGAAGCGTCGGTTTCTCGCGGCGTGCCTTTTCCTCGCCCTCGGGGCCGGCGGCCTGCTCGCCCATGACGCGCGGGCCGCGGAGGCCAGTGCGGAGGAGTCGGAGCGCGCGAAGATGCTCTTTTCGTCCGGGGCACAGGCCTACGCGTCGGGGCAATTCTCGGCCGCCATCCAGGCCTTCACGGAGGCGAACCGCATTTTGCCGCGGCCGGCGATCGTCTACTCGCTGGCGCAAGCGCACCGACGGCAATACTTCATCGCGCGAAAGCCGGAGAACCTGCGCGCGGCGGTGGCCAGCTTCCGCGCGTACATCGAGCAGGTTCCCGACGGCGGCCGGCGCGCCGACGCCGCGCAAGCGCTTTCGGAGCTGGAGCCGATGCTGGCGCACCTCACCCCGGAGCCGTCGCCGGCGGGGCCGAAGGAGGCGCAAGAGCCGCCCAAAGAGCCGCCGCGCCTCATGATCACCACGCAGCCGAGCGGCGCCACGTTCACCATTGATGGCCGTGAGCGCCGGCAGGCGCCGTACGCGGCGGAAGTGACCCCGGGCCGGCACCGCGTGCGCGTGACCTTGGACGGGTACTTCGACGAGGAGCGCGAGGTGCTCGCCGTCGATCGCACCTTGGTGCCCGTCCCCGTCGAGTTGCGGCCGCGGCCGGCGCACCTGGTCATCCGCGCGCCGTCGGGTTGCGACGTGTGGCTCGATGGGCGGGTCATCGGCACGGCGCCCTTGCCGGAGTCGATCGAGCTGCCCTCGGGATCGCACCTCATCGCGGTCACGAAGAACGGCTACAAGGCGTACTCGCAGGAGATCGACTTTCGCCATGACGAGCGCCGGAGCGTCGACGTGCACCTGGAGGCCACGGGGCAGCGCGTCGTGGCGCGCTCGCTTCTCATCAGTGGTGGGGCCTTGGTGGTGGCGGGCGGCGTATTTTCGTTCCTCGCCTTGAACCGGGAGCAGGCGGCGCAGGACGTCTCGGAGGCGCAAACGCGCCGCCCGGCCACGTTGAGCGACCAGGAAGACTACCGCGATGCCCGCGACGCGCGCGATCGCTGGCGGACGGGGGCCATTCTGGCGTTCTCCCTTGGTGGGGCCGCGCTCGCTACCGGGCTCGTGTTTTACGCCTTCGACCGGCCCACGGTCATGGCGCCTCGCCTCCGCCCCGAGCAAGAGCGCAAGCCCCGGCCGGCGAACCCCCTGGAGCCCGTGGAGATGTCCGTCGTGCCCTTCGTGGGTCCGAGCTTCGGTGGGGCGACCATTTCCGGTAAGTTCTGA
- a CDS encoding 4'-phosphopantetheinyl transferase superfamily protein, with product MRNPPLFPAFVSQHSVNFDKDAPDLGAQFPGIALPESLGRAVPKRKAEFLAGRFCVREVLRRLAPEHAEIPVGTGKNREPLWPDGFVGAITHTLDFASVAIARARDAHGIGLDAERVMTDDNAERLLDKIASPQEIAQMKRKTGWGTGVALTVTFSAKESVFKCLYPQVQRYFDFSDAWIEILDGERFSARLLSTLTPSLTAGRTFEGRFEHDAVSVCTGMVVTPST from the coding sequence GTGCGCAATCCACCGCTCTTTCCCGCCTTCGTCTCGCAGCACAGCGTCAACTTCGACAAAGATGCGCCCGATCTCGGGGCGCAATTTCCCGGCATCGCGCTCCCCGAGTCGCTCGGGCGCGCCGTGCCCAAGCGAAAGGCGGAGTTTCTCGCTGGCCGCTTTTGCGTGCGCGAGGTGCTGCGCCGCCTGGCGCCCGAGCATGCCGAGATCCCCGTCGGAACCGGCAAGAACCGCGAACCGCTCTGGCCCGACGGGTTCGTGGGGGCCATCACGCATACATTGGACTTCGCCTCGGTGGCCATCGCCCGGGCGCGCGATGCTCACGGCATCGGTCTCGACGCCGAGCGCGTGATGACCGACGACAATGCGGAGCGTCTGCTCGACAAGATCGCCTCGCCCCAGGAAATCGCCCAGATGAAGCGAAAGACCGGGTGGGGCACCGGCGTCGCCCTCACGGTGACCTTCTCCGCGAAAGAGTCGGTCTTCAAGTGCCTGTACCCGCAGGTGCAGCGCTACTTCGACTTTTCCGATGCGTGGATCGAGATCCTCGACGGCGAACGCTTCTCCGCGCGCCTCCTCTCCACGCTCACGCCATCGCTCACCGCGGGCCGCACCTTCGAGGGCCGCTTCGAGCACGACGCCGTCTCGGTGTGCACCGGGATGGTGGTCACGCCCTCGACGTAA